Proteins found in one Lepeophtheirus salmonis chromosome 9, UVic_Lsal_1.4, whole genome shotgun sequence genomic segment:
- the LOC121124669 gene encoding uncharacterized protein, whose protein sequence is MDQRLNFKIYIRLLVVCQLITTSKGWLWYTPASRDQTIADCKKMKDNKSPFYPSYCEELLTNNHKGGFLSSPTSNVQHTGTHTQQNHHLLSPNIQQQHQQGILPNVPSHLMAHINPSTMIHTQPLITKGWGWSNWSEWTNDACPESCGRRCRGRTRYCFGSFRISCMGHGSEFDNCPGNKGSPYQWNNGANTPGIHGNNAQHSVSHDNSNGNPMTNLGGIGVGNNGGPMVLGAGLFGSGSNGGIFQNGNIGSNGIDDSLLKGDSNRGSYGNSNGVPLLSSHGLSNNNRRDRRRRVRRPVKKDPVVKELPIT, encoded by the exons ATGGATCaaagattgaattttaaaatttacattaggCTTTTAGTCGTATGTCAATTAATAACG ACTTCTAAAGGATGGCTCTGGTATACACCAGCCTCGAGGGATCAAACGATCGCAGATTGTAAGAAAATGAAAGACAATAAGAGTCCCTTTTATCCCTCGTATTGTGAAGAGTTATTGACTAACAATCACAAAGGAGGTTTTTTGTCCTCTCCAACATCAAACGTTCAACATACAGGGACACATACCCAACAGAATCATCACTTACTGTCTCCAAATATTCAACAACAACATCAACAAGGTATACTACCCAACGTTCCGTCACATCTTATGGCACACATCAATCCATCCACTATGATTCATACGCAACCTCTAATAACCAAGGGATGGGGATGGAGCAATTGGAGCGAATGGACAAATGACGC cTGCCCAGAGTCGTGTGGCCGAAGATGTAGAGGTCGAACGAGATACTGCTTTGGTTCTTTTAGAATCAGTTGTATGGGACATGGTTCGGAATTCGACAATTGCCCTGGGAACAAGGGCTCTCCATACCAATGGAATAACGGAGCCAATACTCCTGGGATTCATGGAAATAATGCTCAGCATTCGGTTAGCCATGATAACTCCAATGGTAATCCCATGACGAATTTAGGTGGCATTGGTGTAGGAAATAATGGGGGTCCTATGGTTCTTGGGGCAGGTCTCTTTGGATCTGGGAGTAATGGAGGGATTTTTCAGAATGGTAACATTGGATCGAATGGGATTGATGATAGTTTACTGAAGGGGGATAGTAACAGGGGATCGTATGGGAATAGCAATGGCGTTCCTCTTCTTAGTTCACATGGGCTCTCTAATAATAATAGAAGGGATCGTAGACGAAGAGTACGGAGGCCAGTAAAGAAGGATCCTGTCGTTAAAGAATTGCCCATTACATAG